The proteins below are encoded in one region of Clostridium estertheticum:
- a CDS encoding nitroreductase family protein, translating into MNDFLKIVRERRSANKFIENVVIPKEDFNDIFSELSLAPSAFNLQHAKYYVVEDKSLTDKIYEASFKQYKIKTASATILVTGDKNAYLSASEIYEGSMMLGMLDKTEYQLMIDTINSLYEGWGESFQHDEAIRNASLSAMLFMLLAKNKDWDTCPMIYFDKDKISQLLDIPENEVPVLMITMGKTDKNSSKIRGYRKPVGEFVKFY; encoded by the coding sequence ATGAACGATTTTTTGAAAATTGTAAGAGAAAGAAGATCAGCTAATAAATTTATTGAAAATGTAGTAATACCTAAAGAGGATTTCAATGATATATTTAGTGAACTTTCATTGGCTCCTTCTGCATTTAATTTACAACACGCTAAATACTATGTTGTAGAAGATAAATCATTAACAGATAAAATTTATGAGGCATCTTTCAAACAATATAAAATAAAAACTGCTTCAGCAACAATATTAGTTACAGGGGATAAAAATGCGTATTTATCAGCATCTGAAATTTATGAAGGTTCAATGATGCTGGGAATGCTTGATAAAACTGAATATCAACTTATGATTGATACTATTAACAGCCTTTATGAAGGTTGGGGAGAAAGTTTTCAGCATGATGAAGCTATCAGGAATGCATCTTTATCAGCAATGTTATTCATGTTACTCGCTAAGAATAAAGATTGGGATACATGCCCAATGATATACTTTGACAAAGATAAAATCAGTCAATTGTTAGATATCCCAGAAAATGAAGTGCCAGTTCTTATGATTACAATGGGTAAAACAGACAAAAATAGTAGCAAAATAAGAGGTTATAGAAAGCCTGTTGGAGAATTTGTTAAGTTTTATTAA
- the sstT gene encoding serine/threonine transporter SstT, producing MKNLFKQWNQVSLVLRIIIGLVIGVFLALAIPQQAKFVIIFGSLFVGALKSIAPILVFFLIMSAISKHKSGHQTNMKSIIVLYLLGTFLAGLTAVVVSFMFPVTLTLAMAKGGLTPPGGVVEVLKALLMNVVDNPVKALFNANYIGILSWALVLGAALKNAPDTTKVMITNFSDAVTQIVKWVIDFAPLGIMGLVFEAISTTGMKVLVSYGHLLAVLIGCMIFVALVVNPIIVYINIRKNPFPLVFMCLRESGITAFFTRSSAANIPVNMSLCEKLGLDKDTYSVSIPLGSTINMAGAAVTISVLTLAAVTTLGIKVDLPTALILSVLSAVCACGASGVAGGSLLLIPLACSLFGIPNDIAMKVVGVGFIVGVLQDSCETALNSSTDVLFTAAAEFAKMRKEGKEIIINK from the coding sequence TTGAAAAATCTATTCAAACAGTGGAATCAAGTAAGCCTAGTATTACGAATAATTATAGGGTTAGTTATTGGTGTTTTCTTGGCTTTAGCGATTCCACAACAAGCAAAATTCGTCATTATTTTTGGTTCTTTATTTGTTGGTGCATTGAAATCAATTGCACCTATATTGGTATTTTTCTTGATAATGTCTGCCATATCCAAACATAAGAGTGGTCATCAAACCAATATGAAATCAATTATCGTTCTTTATCTTTTAGGAACATTTTTAGCTGGACTTACAGCGGTTGTTGTAAGCTTTATGTTCCCAGTAACTTTGACACTTGCAATGGCTAAAGGGGGTTTGACACCACCTGGAGGTGTCGTAGAGGTTCTTAAAGCATTATTAATGAACGTTGTTGATAACCCAGTAAAAGCACTTTTTAATGCTAACTACATTGGTATATTGTCTTGGGCATTAGTTCTTGGCGCTGCTTTAAAAAATGCGCCGGATACTACAAAAGTTATGATTACTAATTTTTCAGATGCAGTAACCCAAATAGTTAAATGGGTTATAGACTTTGCGCCACTCGGAATCATGGGTCTTGTATTTGAGGCGATTTCTACAACTGGAATGAAGGTTTTAGTTAGCTATGGGCATTTACTTGCAGTTCTGATTGGGTGTATGATTTTTGTGGCTCTTGTTGTCAATCCAATTATTGTCTACATTAATATTCGAAAAAACCCATTCCCACTTGTGTTTATGTGTTTAAGGGAAAGTGGTATTACAGCATTCTTTACACGTAGCTCAGCTGCGAATATTCCTGTAAATATGAGCTTGTGTGAAAAACTAGGTTTAGATAAGGATACATATTCTGTATCTATTCCATTAGGCTCTACCATTAATATGGCTGGTGCAGCAGTTACGATTTCTGTTTTAACACTTGCAGCAGTTACCACACTTGGAATTAAAGTGGATCTGCCTACAGCACTTATCCTTAGTGTATTGTCAGCAGTATGTGCTTGCGGTGCTTCAGGAGTGGCTGGTGGTTCACTATTGCTGATTCCTCTAGCATGTAGCTTGTTTGGTATCCCAAATGATATTGCTATGAAGGTAGTTGGTGTAGGGTTTATCGTAGGTGTTTTACAAGACTCTTGCGAAACGGCACTTAATTCATCTACGGATGTACTTTTCACAGCAGCAGCTGAATTTGCGAAGATGCGTAAAGAAGGAAAAGAGATCATTATTAATAAATAA
- a CDS encoding rubredoxin-like domain-containing protein — translation MKKLFKCTVCGYISEGAPAKCPKCGVDVSKFEELSSEAAEKIYRSNKSNDIHIEIIALAEKIAFLSQEGIEDNLDPKCVAAFTQAKNEAWTIKQRSKTELAGHMSLGKW, via the coding sequence ATGAAAAAATTATTTAAATGTACTGTTTGTGGATATATAAGTGAGGGTGCCCCAGCAAAATGTCCTAAATGTGGTGTAGATGTAAGTAAATTTGAAGAATTAAGCAGTGAAGCAGCTGAAAAAATTTATCGTTCAAATAAATCAAATGATATTCATATTGAAATCATAGCACTTGCTGAAAAAATAGCATTCCTTAGTCAAGAAGGAATAGAAGATAATCTTGATCCTAAATGTGTAGCAGCTTTTACACAAGCTAAAAATGAAGCTTGGACTATAAAACAAAGATCAAAGACTGAACTTGCAGGCCATATGAGTTTAGGTAAGTGGTAA
- a CDS encoding MFS transporter produces the protein MNMQSNIGARIDRLPTSKWHYKIFWLIGLGLLIDGFDNCLGGIVLAQLVKNGWSNNYLNAAFTSSTMAGLFIGSLFAGFSGDHLGRKFAYQVNLLIFGIASIAAAFATNMTMLIVLRGLTGIGLGAEIVVGFATFTEFVQAKERGKWAATLSLVGNCAPPLATLIGVIAMPLLGPNCGWRAMFIIGGVAALALWVVRHGFPESPRWYVARGMEEKADNILTNIEKEIELEKGIKLPLVAEQKLNKSRDDKKMPFTSLFKGALLKRTILGCSVLIGMNTALYSITTWIPTIFVKSGITVTKSIIMTTLIMFGAPLGVFIATRIIDKFPRKWMGVTLLIVIAVLGYIYAIQRSEVLIVILGFSLILFLYMYVCFASAVYVPELWPTEIRLRGSGLCNSVGRGVTIFTPYGVAWIMTNYGSVAVFITLGGLLGFVALIIATIGIETKQKSLEEICMEIK, from the coding sequence ATGAACATGCAAAGTAATATAGGTGCTAGGATTGATCGGTTGCCTACTTCGAAATGGCATTATAAGATTTTTTGGTTGATTGGGCTAGGTCTATTAATTGATGGATTTGATAATTGTTTAGGTGGAATAGTTTTAGCCCAATTAGTAAAGAATGGTTGGTCTAACAATTATTTAAATGCAGCGTTTACTTCGTCTACTATGGCTGGACTTTTTATTGGATCTCTGTTTGCAGGCTTTTCAGGGGATCATCTTGGAAGAAAATTTGCTTATCAAGTTAACCTTCTTATATTTGGAATAGCTTCTATAGCGGCGGCATTTGCAACTAATATGACTATGTTGATTGTACTTCGTGGATTAACAGGTATTGGCCTGGGGGCGGAGATTGTTGTTGGTTTTGCCACGTTTACTGAATTTGTTCAGGCGAAAGAACGTGGTAAATGGGCTGCTACATTATCATTGGTGGGGAACTGTGCACCGCCACTCGCAACGTTGATTGGGGTTATAGCAATGCCCCTTTTAGGTCCTAATTGTGGTTGGCGTGCAATGTTTATTATCGGTGGAGTTGCTGCACTAGCTCTATGGGTTGTACGCCACGGGTTCCCAGAATCACCACGATGGTATGTAGCACGTGGAATGGAAGAGAAAGCAGACAATATACTCACAAATATTGAAAAAGAAATAGAACTAGAGAAGGGAATTAAGCTACCATTAGTAGCGGAACAAAAATTAAACAAATCTCGTGATGATAAAAAAATGCCTTTTACAAGTCTATTTAAGGGAGCGTTATTAAAGAGAACAATACTAGGATGTTCTGTACTTATAGGTATGAATACAGCGCTTTATAGTATTACGACTTGGATTCCAACAATATTTGTAAAATCTGGTATAACTGTTACTAAGTCAATTATTATGACTACTTTGATTATGTTTGGAGCACCACTGGGAGTATTTATTGCAACAAGGATAATAGATAAATTTCCACGTAAGTGGATGGGGGTTACACTGTTAATTGTAATTGCTGTACTTGGGTATATTTATGCAATTCAGAGGTCTGAAGTACTGATTGTTATATTGGGGTTTTCACTTATTCTTTTTCTCTATATGTATGTTTGTTTTGCATCGGCAGTTTATGTTCCTGAATTATGGCCAACTGAAATTCGTCTTAGGGGTTCGGGATTATGCAATTCAGTTGGAAGAGGCGTAACAATTTTTACTCCATATGGAGTGGCATGGATTATGACAAACTATGGATCGGTTGCAGTTTTTATTACGCTTGGAGGGTTACTCGGTTTCGTTGCTTTGATAATTGCTACTATAGGGATTGAAACTAAGCAAAAATCACTTGAAGAAATATGTATGGAAATAAAGTAA
- a CDS encoding DeoR/GlpR family DNA-binding transcription regulator, with protein MAAKDRLDIIEEMVINEKKVTVSKLSHMFDVTEETIRRDLEKLDGKGIVIRTYGGAVLNIENKSEGIPFFRRASINIESKQVIARKALELIKEGTTLFADSSSTVMEVLKLIKDRTDITVITNSVEVLHELNQSDLKILSTGGAFKKSSSSLIGIIAKNAIKNYHVEIALVSCKGMDINEGIMDSSDEEVEIKKQMIEQANNVILLIDHTKFDKLSLVKLFDFNNIDYIVTEKEPGIEWREFLKSNNIKILY; from the coding sequence ATGGCGGCTAAAGATAGATTGGATATTATAGAAGAAATGGTGATTAATGAAAAAAAAGTAACCGTATCGAAATTGAGCCACATGTTTGATGTTACGGAAGAAACAATAAGAAGAGATCTTGAAAAGTTGGATGGAAAAGGTATAGTTATAAGAACCTATGGAGGAGCAGTCCTAAATATTGAAAATAAAAGTGAGGGTATACCGTTTTTTAGGAGGGCAAGTATTAACATTGAAAGTAAACAAGTCATTGCCCGCAAGGCGCTTGAACTTATAAAAGAGGGGACAACGTTGTTTGCAGATTCAAGTTCTACAGTTATGGAGGTATTGAAATTAATTAAGGACAGAACTGACATTACTGTAATTACAAATTCTGTAGAGGTATTGCATGAATTAAATCAATCCGATTTGAAGATATTGTCTACTGGTGGAGCTTTTAAAAAAAGTTCATCATCATTAATAGGAATTATAGCAAAAAATGCTATTAAAAATTATCATGTTGAGATAGCTTTAGTCAGTTGCAAAGGTATGGATATAAATGAAGGTATTATGGATTCTAGTGATGAAGAAGTAGAAATTAAAAAACAAATGATTGAGCAAGCTAACAATGTTATATTGTTAATAGATCATACTAAATTTGATAAGTTATCGCTAGTGAAACTTTTTGATTTTAACAATATAGATTATATAGTTACAGAAAAAGAGCCAGGAATTGAGTGGAGAGAATTTTTAAAAAGCAATAATATAAAAATACTATATTAA
- a CDS encoding oligosaccharide flippase family protein, whose product MISVKKVIKNAGIYGTVQVLQGAIGFFLLPLYTSYLTPTDYGIFSIVTSITGFLGMFYLLGLNGAISKYYYEYEDDEALFKKFIGTIITTILIISLILTIFLFSTHTILLDKFIKGINFYPYMAIGLLTVGFSTLFPIYQSILQMQHKAEKYAVQQFSVFLVTLLLNIVFIVVIKLGVIGQLLSAFIVSIITFIYAFVVFTKFTKWKIDKKIIVRSMKYSMPLVPHSLAGWISTLADRIILNNLKGTALVGIYNIGYQFGNIINMVATAVNSAFIPWFFGVMKDSKNDKNQIYRFGTAFILLYSLGALWLSILSPYILKFMVHKSFYSAVDCIPYIAFGYVFNGVYYFFVAGLFYNEAGTKYIFIASTVSAAVNVALNFLLIPKYEIIGASAATLISFAVSSVMVLGLSRIINKKDDLKWNYKKIYSIVIISMVITGIIKKMMLNFTSNLCLLLISTIMLYFISGLKFKDIVNLKKK is encoded by the coding sequence ATGATTTCAGTAAAAAAGGTTATTAAAAATGCAGGAATATATGGTACTGTTCAGGTTTTACAGGGAGCCATAGGATTTTTTTTGCTTCCACTATACACTAGTTATCTAACTCCTACTGATTATGGAATATTTTCTATAGTTACATCTATAACGGGTTTTCTTGGGATGTTCTATTTGCTTGGATTAAATGGTGCTATTTCTAAATACTATTATGAGTATGAAGATGATGAGGCTTTATTTAAAAAATTTATAGGAACAATTATCACGACAATTTTAATAATTTCATTAATCCTCACTATATTTTTATTTAGCACCCATACGATACTATTGGATAAATTTATAAAAGGAATAAACTTTTATCCATATATGGCAATTGGATTATTAACAGTAGGATTTTCAACGTTATTTCCTATATATCAAAGTATATTACAAATGCAACATAAAGCCGAAAAATACGCGGTGCAACAATTTTCAGTATTTTTGGTAACATTGTTATTAAATATAGTTTTTATTGTGGTTATAAAGTTAGGAGTTATAGGACAATTATTAAGTGCATTTATAGTTTCTATAATAACTTTCATATATGCATTTGTAGTGTTTACTAAGTTTACTAAATGGAAAATCGATAAAAAGATAATAGTGAGAAGTATGAAGTATTCTATGCCGCTGGTGCCACATTCATTAGCAGGATGGATATCAACTCTTGCTGATAGAATAATACTAAACAACTTGAAAGGTACTGCTTTAGTGGGGATTTACAATATAGGATATCAATTTGGAAATATAATTAACATGGTTGCTACGGCTGTTAATAGTGCTTTTATACCATGGTTCTTTGGTGTTATGAAAGACAGCAAAAATGATAAAAATCAAATTTATAGATTTGGAACTGCTTTTATTTTGTTGTATTCACTAGGAGCACTCTGGTTATCAATTCTGAGCCCTTACATTTTAAAATTTATGGTTCATAAAAGCTTTTATAGTGCAGTAGATTGTATACCTTATATTGCATTTGGTTATGTTTTTAATGGAGTTTATTATTTTTTCGTTGCTGGTCTATTTTATAATGAGGCTGGAACTAAATACATATTTATAGCGTCAACTGTATCAGCTGCTGTAAATGTAGCATTAAACTTTTTACTTATACCAAAATATGAAATAATAGGAGCAAGCGCAGCTACTCTAATTTCATTTGCAGTATCGTCTGTTATGGTTTTAGGTTTATCAAGAATAATTAATAAAAAAGATGATCTTAAATGGAACTATAAAAAAATATATTCTATAGTTATAATTTCTATGGTTATTACAGGTATAATAAAAAAAATGATGTTAAATTTTACAAGTAATTTATGCTTATTACTAATATCTACTATAATGCTATATTTTATTTCAGGATTGAAATTTAAGGATATTGTAAATCTTAAAAAGAAATAG